One Dysosmobacter welbionis DNA segment encodes these proteins:
- a CDS encoding MATE family efflux transporter: MNRKQNLEVFAKTPVRKAVLLQIVPAVASQMVTLVYNLADTYFVGMLNAPHETAAVTVAYPSFLMLTAISNLFGVGGASAIARALGRQDEEGARRIAAVSLAGGLLSALLFSAVFRLLADPVLHLCGATEATYAAAYGYAKWVVILGGPFTILNTLLANLVRAEGGAGAAAFGVSFGGVLNILLDPLFVLPQFLGLGAVGAGMATALSNGAAVACFAVYLVRRRGATYLNLLPANLRYAAQYLRPILAIGFPSALQYALTVVATAAQADFVSQYPTEAVAALGIVKKLDQLPLYFSIGVSNGLLPLLAYNHAAGNHHRRAQAFRIGSLMSFGFAVLCLVCYEAFATPLVSLFIADAATVRYGAVFLRCMVTAMPMMALCYPMIIQFQAMGRARESLVCSILRKGVLDIPLLYLMDALFPLYGCMWVQPIVDAISLAAALWFYRAIQRGSAAGGTAPAGA; the protein is encoded by the coding sequence ATGAACAGGAAACAGAATCTGGAGGTCTTTGCGAAGACACCCGTCCGAAAGGCCGTGCTGCTGCAGATAGTCCCGGCCGTGGCCAGTCAGATGGTCACGCTGGTCTACAATCTGGCGGACACCTACTTTGTGGGGATGTTGAACGCCCCCCATGAAACCGCGGCCGTCACTGTGGCCTATCCCTCCTTTCTGATGCTGACCGCCATTTCCAACCTCTTCGGCGTGGGCGGGGCCAGCGCCATCGCCCGGGCCCTGGGCCGTCAGGACGAGGAGGGCGCCCGGCGGATCGCCGCTGTCTCTCTGGCCGGCGGCCTGCTGTCCGCCCTGCTCTTCTCCGCGGTGTTCCGACTGCTGGCCGATCCCGTGCTGCACCTGTGCGGCGCCACCGAGGCTACCTATGCTGCTGCCTACGGATACGCCAAATGGGTCGTCATACTGGGCGGCCCCTTCACCATTCTCAACACCCTCCTGGCGAATCTGGTCCGGGCGGAGGGCGGCGCCGGAGCCGCCGCCTTCGGGGTCTCCTTCGGCGGCGTCCTGAATATCCTGCTGGACCCGCTGTTCGTCCTGCCCCAGTTCCTGGGCCTGGGCGCGGTGGGCGCGGGCATGGCCACGGCCCTCTCCAACGGGGCGGCGGTGGCCTGTTTTGCCGTCTATCTGGTCCGCCGCCGGGGCGCCACCTATTTGAACCTGCTGCCGGCGAATCTGCGGTATGCCGCCCAGTACCTGCGCCCCATTCTGGCCATCGGCTTCCCCTCCGCCCTGCAGTATGCGCTGACAGTGGTGGCCACCGCTGCCCAGGCCGACTTTGTATCCCAATACCCCACAGAGGCGGTGGCGGCCCTGGGCATCGTAAAAAAACTGGACCAGCTGCCCCTGTATTTCTCCATCGGTGTCTCCAACGGACTTCTGCCGCTGCTGGCCTATAACCACGCTGCCGGGAATCACCATCGGCGTGCGCAGGCCTTCCGGATAGGGAGCCTGATGTCCTTTGGCTTCGCCGTGCTGTGTCTGGTCTGCTATGAGGCGTTTGCCACCCCCCTGGTCTCCCTGTTCATTGCCGATGCTGCGACAGTCCGCTATGGGGCCGTGTTCCTGCGGTGCATGGTGACGGCAATGCCCATGATGGCCCTGTGCTATCCCATGATCATCCAGTTCCAGGCCATGGGCAGGGCCAGGGAGTCCCTGGTCTGCTCGATCCTGCGCAAGGGTGTACTGGACATTCCGCTGCTCTATCTCATGGACGCGCTCTTTCCCCTGTACGGCTGTATGTGGGTGCAGCCCATCGTGGACGCCATCTCGCTGGCCGCAGCCCTGTGGTTTTACCGGGCCATCCAAAGGGGGAGCGCGGCGGGCGGAACGGCCCCAGCCGGGGCCTGA
- a CDS encoding cyclic-di-AMP receptor translates to MRASSAYSLFDTESVWAILMRIAPPVMLAQLIQAMYNIVDSYFVGQFSSDGLTALSIVYPVQLIVTAIAVGTGVGVNTLMSRYDGQGNHHLADRTAGTGTVLALISWLIFAVLSGLLMRPFAAISTESSSVADLAVTYGTIVCVGSPGVFLESTWSKVHQARGNMRLPMLAQIAGAAANIVLDPILIFGLGPAPALGVAGAAFATVSGQVLAALIVVSGFRKPPPIRVFRSYAAKIYRLGFPSIFMQLLFTVYIMALNMILAGFSDDAVTVLGLYYKVQSFFFIPLSGLQTCIVPLLSYTYAKGAYGRCRRVVKNSVLLAMSFMLVGIACFELIPEQLLRIFTAEPAVLEIGVQAFHIIGISFLPAVPSLILPVFFQAIGAALPSVLLSLTRQIFCLIPVFWLFSRIDLAYTWLAFPIAEVVTGTLGLCFYLHRIHIWDRCKGAALKPERKGATAMKLITAIVNRRDTSEVCAALTDAGFYFTRMASTGGFLTGGNSTLLIGTEEDRVPQAIAIIRQNCSRRTEKISSNVQLATPSAAYPTEVTVGGATLFVSDVTQFEKI, encoded by the coding sequence ATGAGAGCATCCTCTGCATACAGCCTCTTTGATACAGAGAGTGTCTGGGCCATCCTGATGCGGATCGCGCCTCCGGTCATGCTGGCCCAGCTGATCCAGGCCATGTACAACATCGTGGACAGCTATTTTGTGGGCCAGTTCTCCAGTGACGGCCTCACCGCCCTCTCCATCGTCTACCCTGTTCAACTGATCGTCACCGCCATCGCTGTCGGCACCGGCGTGGGCGTCAATACCCTGATGTCCCGGTACGACGGCCAGGGGAACCACCACCTAGCCGACCGGACCGCCGGAACAGGGACGGTCCTGGCGCTGATCAGTTGGCTGATCTTCGCCGTATTGAGCGGCCTGCTGATGCGCCCCTTTGCCGCGATCTCCACGGAGTCCTCCTCCGTGGCGGACCTTGCCGTGACATACGGTACCATCGTCTGCGTGGGCAGTCCGGGTGTGTTTCTGGAGAGTACCTGGAGCAAGGTCCACCAAGCCCGCGGCAACATGCGCCTGCCCATGTTGGCCCAGATCGCCGGCGCCGCGGCCAATATCGTGCTGGACCCGATTCTGATCTTCGGCCTTGGCCCGGCACCGGCGCTGGGAGTGGCCGGTGCCGCCTTTGCTACGGTGTCAGGCCAGGTGCTGGCGGCGCTCATTGTTGTCTCCGGATTCCGGAAGCCGCCCCCCATCCGGGTGTTCCGCTCCTATGCGGCCAAGATCTACCGGTTGGGATTTCCCTCCATCTTCATGCAGCTTCTGTTCACGGTCTATATCATGGCCCTGAACATGATCCTGGCCGGCTTTTCCGATGACGCCGTGACGGTCCTGGGCCTGTATTACAAGGTGCAGTCCTTCTTCTTCATCCCCCTCTCCGGACTCCAGACCTGCATCGTCCCCCTGCTGAGCTATACATACGCCAAGGGTGCCTACGGCCGCTGCCGCCGGGTGGTGAAGAACTCCGTCCTGCTGGCCATGTCCTTCATGCTGGTGGGGATCGCCTGCTTCGAGCTGATCCCGGAACAGCTGCTGCGCATTTTCACCGCGGAGCCCGCGGTCCTGGAGATCGGCGTCCAAGCCTTCCACATCATCGGCATCAGCTTTCTGCCCGCCGTGCCCTCCCTGATCCTGCCGGTCTTTTTCCAGGCCATCGGGGCGGCGCTGCCCAGCGTCCTGCTCTCCCTGACCAGGCAGATCTTCTGCCTGATTCCCGTATTCTGGCTCTTCTCCAGGATCGATCTGGCCTACACGTGGCTGGCCTTTCCCATTGCGGAAGTCGTGACCGGAACGCTGGGCCTGTGCTTCTATCTCCACCGCATCCACATCTGGGACCGCTGCAAGGGCGCGGCCCTGAAACCCGAACGCAAAGGAGCGACTGCCATGAAACTCATCACCGCCATCGTCAACAGACGGGACACCAGCGAGGTCTGCGCCGCCCTGACAGACGCCGGCTTTTACTTCACCCGCATGGCCTCCACCGGTGGTTTTCTCACCGGCGGCAACTCCACGCTGCTGATCGGCACAGAGGAGGACCGGGTGCCCCAGGCCATCGCCATCATCCGCCAGAACTGCTCCCGCCGGACGGAGAAGATCTCCTCCAACGTGCAGCTGGCCACGCCCTCTGCGGCCTATCCCACGGAGGTGACCGTAGGCGGTGCCACGCTGTTCGTCTCCGATGTGACGCAGTTTGAAAAGATCTGA
- a CDS encoding FAD:protein FMN transferase: MEHTRAFLAYDTLCRIAAEIPEDGEQLLEQCEEEAHGLERTLSMFDPDSELSRLCRDIRPGEAVPVSETLYTFLEQNLEICRLSSGAFDPTVGPVVKLWDFLSQTPRIPSAERIRAVLDRVGYQHVRLDRNTRTVTFDLSGIGLDPGAAGKGFALGLTVDRLRQGGVRQAVLDYGGNLFVIGAHQDAQGGTRPWKVAIRDPDNTGSVFGTVQLQDAGIATSSWYEHSFQKNGTVYHHLLDPRTGYPMPLTLKSVSILSSRPVYTDLLSTAFFILGEEEGGVLVDRLRRDSGEMIEYVAVREDGTVAASPGAAFAPA; encoded by the coding sequence ATGGAGCATACCCGCGCATTTTTGGCGTACGACACCCTCTGCCGCATCGCGGCGGAAATCCCGGAGGACGGGGAGCAGCTGCTGGAGCAGTGCGAGGAGGAGGCCCACGGGCTGGAGCGCACCCTCAGCATGTTCGATCCCGACTCAGAGCTTTCCAGGCTCTGCCGGGACATCCGGCCCGGCGAGGCTGTGCCGGTCTCTGAGACCCTGTACACCTTCCTGGAGCAGAACCTGGAGATCTGCCGCCTGTCCAGCGGAGCATTCGACCCCACGGTGGGGCCGGTGGTAAAGCTGTGGGATTTTCTGTCCCAGACGCCCCGGATCCCCTCTGCGGAGCGCATCCGGGCGGTGCTGGACCGGGTGGGCTATCAGCACGTCCGCCTGGACCGGAATACGCGGACCGTGACGTTTGATCTTTCTGGAATCGGTTTGGATCCGGGCGCAGCCGGGAAGGGCTTCGCCCTGGGTCTGACCGTGGACCGCCTGCGGCAGGGCGGCGTCCGGCAGGCCGTGCTGGACTACGGCGGGAACCTGTTTGTGATCGGCGCGCACCAGGACGCGCAGGGCGGGACCCGGCCGTGGAAGGTGGCGATCCGGGACCCGGACAACACCGGCTCGGTGTTTGGGACGGTGCAGCTCCAGGACGCGGGCATCGCCACATCCTCCTGGTATGAGCACAGCTTCCAGAAGAATGGGACCGTGTACCACCATCTGCTGGACCCGCGGACCGGGTACCCCATGCCGCTGACACTGAAGAGCGTCTCCATCCTGTCCTCGCGGCCTGTTTACACAGACCTGCTCTCCACTGCCTTTTTCATCCTGGGGGAAGAGGAGGGCGGCGTTCTGGTGGACCGGCTGCGCAGGGACAGCGGCGAGATGATCGAATATGTGGCCGTACGGGAGGATGGGACTGTGGCCGCGTCTCCGGGCGCGGCGTTCGCCCCTGCCTGA
- a CDS encoding FMN-binding protein — MLKGDYYRIEERFPPYYPGVEGEFPADPGHLGIVEAVKADGKLIFVELNEITAPSYYNHLYQGISKRRSSYSFWQYTKPRMQKAGSVLTMGMQYVEQQMLEKQSLSGDFDLVASASGSVKKLLTFAAKLDKELDEPSSKKLYSYSEDYGYGLTGWLKVVVENGRIRSCRFDEIFADNEEDIVHPELKKYYRQSKYDCPAYEDPFPSGWDRHAFLVGFRTQMDNLNLKVCATQNMLDLTGLPHAAGRDMGMIWDNPNPDHAHLDMDPKNRPMYPAFINYLRMAKVVLEEMRKDGVFQ, encoded by the coding sequence ATGCTGAAGGGTGACTACTATCGGATCGAGGAACGGTTCCCGCCCTACTATCCCGGCGTAGAGGGGGAGTTTCCCGCCGATCCGGGTCACCTGGGCATTGTGGAGGCGGTGAAGGCCGACGGCAAGCTGATCTTTGTGGAGCTCAATGAGATCACGGCTCCCTCCTATTACAACCACCTGTACCAGGGCATCTCCAAGCGCCGCTCCAGCTACAGCTTCTGGCAGTACACGAAGCCCCGGATGCAGAAGGCCGGCTCCGTGCTGACCATGGGTATGCAGTACGTGGAGCAGCAGATGCTGGAGAAACAGAGCCTGAGCGGAGACTTCGATCTGGTGGCCAGCGCCTCCGGCAGCGTGAAGAAGCTGCTGACCTTCGCGGCCAAGCTGGACAAGGAGCTGGACGAGCCCTCCTCCAAGAAGCTGTACAGCTATTCCGAGGACTATGGCTACGGCCTCACCGGCTGGCTGAAGGTGGTGGTGGAGAACGGCAGGATCCGCTCCTGCCGCTTTGACGAGATCTTCGCAGACAACGAGGAGGACATCGTCCACCCCGAGCTGAAAAAGTACTACCGCCAGTCCAAATACGACTGCCCCGCCTATGAGGATCCGTTCCCCTCCGGCTGGGACCGCCACGCCTTCCTGGTGGGCTTCCGCACCCAGATGGACAACCTGAACCTGAAGGTCTGCGCCACCCAGAACATGCTGGATCTGACCGGCCTGCCCCACGCCGCCGGACGGGATATGGGCATGATCTGGGACAATCCCAACCCAGACCATGCGCATCTGGATATGGATCCCAAGAACCGGCCGATGTATCCTGCGTTCATCAACTACCTGCGGATGGCCAAGGTTGTCCTGGAGGAGATGCGCAAGGACGGCGTTTTCCAGTAA
- a CDS encoding ABC transporter ATP-binding protein has product MADKDIILEVRDLKKYFKSPTGTLHAVDGVNFSIRRGETLGLVGESGCGKSTIGRLILGLHQSTSGEILFNGQDICKMNKKQLHDLRKDLQIIFQDPFSSLNPRMSIGEIIGEPLRIHAKAQSRAELDKEVSRLMDVVGLSARLFNAYPHELDGGRRQRVGIARALSLQPQFIVCDEPVSSLDVSIQAQVLNLLKDLQAEFHLTYLFITHDLSVVKFFSDKIAVMYLGQLVETADSAELFRQPLHPYSQALLSAIPIPSSRQKMQRVKLIGELQSPIDPEPGCRFAKRCLYAREGCTGRDLALRDFGSGHFCACCRAGALEEQTPSK; this is encoded by the coding sequence ATGGCAGATAAGGATATCATCCTGGAAGTCCGGGACCTGAAGAAGTATTTCAAAAGCCCCACCGGCACCCTTCATGCGGTGGACGGCGTCAACTTTTCCATTCGGAGAGGCGAGACGCTGGGCCTGGTGGGGGAGTCCGGCTGCGGCAAGTCCACCATCGGACGGCTGATCTTGGGCCTGCACCAGTCCACCAGCGGCGAGATCTTGTTCAACGGACAGGACATCTGCAAGATGAATAAGAAGCAGCTTCACGACCTGCGCAAGGATCTGCAGATCATCTTCCAGGACCCGTTCTCCTCCCTGAACCCCCGGATGTCCATTGGGGAGATCATCGGGGAACCGCTGCGGATTCACGCAAAGGCCCAAAGCCGTGCGGAGCTGGATAAGGAGGTCTCCCGGCTGATGGACGTGGTGGGCCTCTCCGCCCGGCTGTTCAACGCCTATCCCCACGAGCTGGACGGCGGCCGCCGCCAGCGGGTGGGCATCGCCCGGGCGCTGTCCCTGCAGCCCCAGTTCATCGTCTGCGACGAGCCGGTGTCCTCGCTGGACGTGTCCATCCAGGCCCAGGTCCTGAACCTGCTGAAGGATCTGCAGGCGGAGTTCCACCTGACCTATCTCTTTATCACCCATGACTTGTCGGTGGTGAAGTTCTTCTCCGATAAGATCGCGGTGATGTACCTGGGCCAGTTGGTGGAGACAGCGGATTCCGCGGAGCTGTTCCGCCAGCCACTGCATCCCTATTCCCAGGCTCTGCTGTCTGCCATTCCCATCCCCAGCAGCCGGCAGAAAATGCAGCGGGTGAAGCTCATCGGCGAACTTCAAAGCCCTATTGACCCGGAGCCGGGCTGCCGCTTTGCCAAACGCTGCCTGTACGCCCGGGAGGGCTGCACCGGCCGGGACCTGGCGCTGCGGGACTTCGGCAGCGGCCACTTCTGCGCCTGCTGCCGGGCCGGCGCCCTGGAAGAGCAAACCCCGTCCAAGTGA
- a CDS encoding ABC transporter ATP-binding protein — translation MEENKQHKTALPETEPIPSAQAPEALLDIRGLRVEYHTDEDVVYAVNGLDLTIGKGESLGLVGETGAGKTTTALSVLRLIADPPGKIMGGEIWFEGEDMLQAKPARLREIRGSKISVIFQDPMTSLNPVYSVGDQIAEVIHQHEKCSKEEGRRKAGDMLEMVGIPRARYDEYPHQFSGGMKQRVVIAMSIACSPELILADEPTTALDVTIQAQVLELMNELKEKLRTSLLLITHDLGVVAQVCDRVAIMYAGEIVESGTIAEVFDHPHHPYTIGLFGSIPSLDETAEKLKPIQGQMPDPTELPEGCAFAPRCPYATGACRTRKPEMTGVGGTQMVRCLAHQGVFESPELMEEVRHGR, via the coding sequence ATGGAAGAGAACAAGCAGCACAAGACCGCTTTGCCAGAGACGGAGCCCATCCCCTCCGCGCAGGCCCCGGAGGCCCTGCTGGATATCCGCGGCCTGCGGGTGGAGTACCACACCGACGAGGACGTGGTCTACGCCGTCAACGGCCTGGACCTGACCATCGGAAAGGGCGAGAGCCTGGGTCTGGTGGGCGAGACCGGCGCCGGCAAGACCACCACGGCCCTGTCGGTCCTGCGGCTCATCGCGGACCCGCCGGGAAAGATCATGGGCGGCGAGATCTGGTTCGAGGGCGAGGATATGCTCCAGGCCAAGCCCGCCCGTCTGCGGGAGATCCGCGGCAGCAAGATCTCGGTGATTTTCCAGGACCCTATGACCAGCCTGAACCCGGTCTACTCCGTGGGCGATCAGATCGCGGAGGTCATCCACCAGCATGAAAAGTGCAGCAAGGAGGAGGGCCGGAGAAAGGCCGGCGATATGCTGGAGATGGTGGGCATCCCCCGGGCCCGCTATGACGAGTATCCCCACCAGTTTTCCGGCGGCATGAAGCAGCGGGTGGTCATCGCCATGAGCATCGCCTGCTCGCCGGAGCTGATTCTGGCGGACGAGCCCACCACCGCCCTGGACGTGACCATCCAGGCCCAGGTGCTGGAACTGATGAACGAGCTGAAGGAAAAGCTCCGTACCTCCCTGCTGCTGATTACCCACGACCTGGGCGTCGTGGCCCAGGTCTGCGACCGGGTGGCTATCATGTATGCCGGTGAGATCGTAGAGAGCGGCACCATCGCGGAGGTGTTTGACCACCCCCATCATCCCTACACCATCGGCCTCTTCGGCTCCATCCCGTCTCTGGATGAGACGGCGGAGAAGCTCAAGCCCATCCAGGGCCAGATGCCGGACCCCACGGAGCTGCCGGAGGGCTGCGCCTTTGCACCCCGGTGCCCCTACGCAACGGGGGCCTGCCGTACCCGCAAGCCGGAGATGACCGGCGTCGGCGGCACCCAGATGGTGCGCTGCCTGGCCCACCAGGGCGTTTTCGAATCCCCCGAACTGATGGAGGAGGTGCGACATGGCAGATAA